A window of Puntigrus tetrazona isolate hp1 chromosome 11, ASM1883169v1, whole genome shotgun sequence contains these coding sequences:
- the cdk5rap1 gene encoding CDK5 regulatory subunit-associated protein 1, whose amino-acid sequence MNISISYRLCGSNLRKCLSRRLQGDTFNRYYCSKSSSTDQSRVVQLKNKLACGPSFQDFFKSSEKSYGACIDEYKEYISECTTALSQKVYFETYGCQMNVSDTEIAWSILQKAGYSRTHELTEADVVLLVTCSIREKAEQTIWNRLKHLTALKKRCQKHKPFLKIGILGCMAERLKTKLLEQEKLVDVLAGPDAYRDLPRLLSLAYGGQKASNVLLSLEETYADVMPVHRTPEGHSAFVSIMRGCDNMCSYCIVPFTRGRERSRPLSSILEEVRMLSDQGVKEVTLLGQNVNSYRDLSEQSFICSEGRTQLSRGFKTVYRSKQGGLLFSDLLDKVSQIDPDMRLRFTSPHPKDFPDEVLQLIQERRNICKQIHLPAQSGSSRVLHAMRRGYSREAYLDLVKNIREIIPGVSLSSDFITGFCGETEEDHQQTLSLVREVGYNVGFLFAYSMRKKTHAYHRLQDDVPAPVKQRRLEELISVFREEAAKVNMALIGSTQLVLVEGESKRSSEELCGRNDGNVKVVFPKTDLPLHSEKPQMVPITPGDYVLVKVTSANSQCLRGHALIHSSLNDRTTSENLLNKQTI is encoded by the exons ATGAACATAAGTATCAGTTACAGACTATGTGGATCTAATTTAAGGAAATGTTTGTCTCGACGCCTTCAAGGAGACACTTTTAACCGATATTATTGCTCTAAATCATCCTCTACTGATCAGTCAAGAGTGGTGCAGTTAAAGAATAAATTGGCATGTGGTCCCAGTTTTCAGGATTTCTTCAAGAGCTCTGAGAAGAGCTATGGTGCTTGCATTGATGAATATAAGGAGTACATTTCTGAATGCACAACTGCACTATCACAGAAAG TGTATTTTGAGACATACGGCTGTCAGATGAATGTCAGTGACACTGAAATTGCTTGGTCCATTCTTCAGAAAGCAGGATATTCACGGACACATGAGCTGACAGAG GCAGATGTAGTACTGCTTGTCACTTGTTCTATAAG AGAAAAGGCAGAGCAGACTATCTGGAACCGACTCAAACATCTCACTGCCTTAAAGAAGAGGTGTCAAAAACAcaagccttttttaaaaataggtaTCCTAG GTTGCATGGCAGAAAGACTGAAGACTAAATTACTTGAGCAGGAAAAGTTGGTGGATGTTCTGGCAGGGCCAGATGCATACAGAGATCTGCCCCGGTTACTATCTCTTGCTTACGGAGGTCAGaaggccagtaatgtgttgttaTCATTAGAGGAGACTTATGCTGATGTCATGCCTGTCCATCGTACTCCAGAGGGACACAGTGCTTTTGT GTCTATCATGCGTGGCTGTGATAACATGTGTAGTTACTGTATAGTGCCTTTCACTCGTGGTAGAGAAAGGAGCAGACCCCTGTCTTCTATCTTGGAGGAAGTCCGCATGCTATCAGATCAG GGGGTGAAGGAGGTGACTCTGCTTGGGCAGAATGTGAACAGTTATAGAGACTTGTCTGAACAGAGCTTCATCTGTTCTGAGGGCAGAACTCAACTCAGCCGAGGCTTCAAGACCGTGTACCGCTCAAAACAGGGAGGCCTCCTCTTCTCAGACCTTTTGGACAAAGTGTCCCAAATAGATCCAGACATGAGGTTACGCTTTACCTCACCACATCCTAAAGACTTCCCTGATGAG GTGTTACAGTTAATTCAGGAGAGAAGGAACATCTGCAAGCAGATCCATCTGCCAGCTCAGAGCGGCAGCAGTCGGGTTCTTCATGCTATGAGACGTGG TTACAGCCGAGAGGCTTATCTTGATCTTGTGAAAAACATTCGTGAAATAATTCCAG GAGTCAGTCTGAGCAGTGATTTCATAACAGGATTCTGTGGAGAGACTGAAGAAGACCATCAGCAAACACTTTCCCTTGTCAGAGAAGTGGGATATAATGTGGGCTTTCTCTTCGCCTACAGCATGAGGAAG AAAACTCATGCATATCATCGGCTGCAAGATGATGTTCCTGCACCAGTGAAACAGCGCCGTCTGGAGGAACTCATCTCTGTTTTTAGAGAAGAAGCAGCTAAAGTCAACATGGCTCTTATAGGCAGCACACAGCTAGTGTTGGTAGAAGGA GAAAGTAAAAGATCTTCTGAGGAACTTTGTGGTCGAAATGATGGAAATGTGAAAGTGGTTTTTCCTAAAACAGATTTGCCTCTTCATTCAGAGAAACCACAGATGGTCCCCATTACCCCTGGAGATTATGTGTTAGTCAAG GTCACTTCAGCTAACTCCCAGTGTCTGAGAGGACATGCTTTGATCCACTCCTCCTTGAATGACAGAACGACATCTGAAAATCTTCTGAACAAACAGACAATATAA
- the LOC122354090 gene encoding bactericidal permeability-increasing protein-like isoform X1: MFLWCVLVLVNLVSVDTVANAGVKVRLTQKGLEYGQQIGIASIQQKLKTINVPDISGTEKVDPIGKVQYSFTGIQIVNLGLPKSALGLVPDTGVTLSIDNAYINLHGNWRVKYLRIIKDSGSFDLAVSELTISTTIAVTSDDTGRPTVSMTNCAAAVGNVNVKFHGGASWLYNLFSSFVNKALRNALQKQICPLVADSIADINPHLKTLNVLAKVDQYAEIEYSMVGSPVISNTSIDLGLKGEFYNTGQHKEPPFSPTPFSLPSQDTDMLYFGVSAFTINSAGFVYNRAGALHLYITDDMIPSGSPIRLNTKTFGTFIPQIEKMYPGLMMKLLVKTVKDPLITLEPNNMTVQASGTVTAYAIQPNSTLSPLFVLNLEVSVSTHIYVSELKLTGNMTLNKIDMSLAKTYVGPFQVTSLDNVFKIVLKVAVIPKVNAYLQKGYPLPVIGKMQLVNSQLQVLKDYLLIETDVQFTG, translated from the exons ATGTTCCTCTGGTGTGTTCTGGTTCTTGTGAACCTGGTATCTGTAGATACAGTTGCCAACGCAGGAGTTAAAGTCAGACTAACTCAGAAGGGGCTTGAATATG GTCAACAGATTGGAATCGCCTCAATTCAGCAGAAACTCAAAACTATTAATGTGCCAGATATAAGTGGCACAGAAAAGGTGGATCCTATTGGAAAAGTCCAGTACAGTTTTACAGG AATTCAGATTGTAAACCTGGGACTTCCTAAATCAGCGCTGGGGTTAGTTCCTGACACTGGAGTCACACTCTCAATTGACAATGCGTACATCAATCTGCATGGAAACTGGAGAGTCAAATACCTCAGAATCAT AAAAGACAGTGGATCATTTGATCTGGCTGTGAGTGAACTGACCATTAGCACCACTATTGCAGTCACAAGTGATGACACTGGCCGCCCAACAGTCAGCATGACCAACTGTGCAGCAGCTGTGGGAAATGTCAATGTGAAATTTCATGGTGGGGCCAG TTGGTTGTATAACCTCTTCAGTTCCTTCGTTAATAAGGCTTTACGAAATGCTCTGCAGAAACAG ATCTGCCCTTTGGTGGCTGATTCCATTGCTGACATAAACCCCCATCTGAAAACATTAAATG TTTTAGCCAAAGTAGATCAGTATGCTGAAATTGAGTACTCCATGGTGGGGTCTCCAGTGATTTCTAATACTTCTATTGACTTGGGTTTAAAG GGTGAATTCTACAACACTGGACAACACAAGGAACCCCCCTTTTCCCCAACACCTTTCTCATTGCCATCTCAGGACACCGATATGTTATACTTTGGAGTATCTGCCTTTACCATCAACTCGGCAGGCTTTGTGTACAACAGGGCTGGGGCCCTTCACCTCTACATTACTGATGACATG ATTCCCTCTGGCTCTCCAATTCGTCTAAACACGAAGACATTTGGAACATTTATTCCTCAA attgaGAAAATGTATCCTGGTCTGATGATGAAGCTTTTGGTTAAGACCGTGAAGGATCCCCTCATTACCTTAGAACCAAACAATATGACTGTTCAGGCCAGCGGTACAGTGACAGCTTACGCAATTCAGCCCAATAGCACACTATCTCCGCTATTTGTTCTCAATCTG GAGGTCAGTGTCAGTACTCACATATATGTGAGTGAGCTCAAACTAACAGGGAACATGACCCTCAACAA AATTGATATGAGCTTAGCAAAAACCTATGTGGGACCATTCCAG gTGACATCTCTTgacaatgttttcaaaatagtCTTGAAGGTTGCAGTCATTCCCAAGGTTAATG cttATTTACAAAAAGGTTATCCCCTTCCTGTCATTGGAAAGATGCAACTTGTCAATAGTCAACTCCAGGTTCTAAAG GATTACTTGCTGATTGAAACGGATGTTCAGTTTACAGGATAA
- the LOC122354090 gene encoding bactericidal permeability-increasing protein-like isoform X2, which yields MFLWCVLVLVNLVSVDTVANAGVKVRLTQKGLEYGQQIGIASIQQKLKTINVPDISGTEKVDPIGKVQYSFTGIQIVNLGLPKSALGLVPDTGVTLSIDNAYINLHGNWRVKYLRIIKDSGSFDLAVSELTISTTIAVTSDDTGRPTVSMTNCAAAVGNVNVKFHGGASWLYNLFSSFVNKALRNALQKQICPLVADSIADINPHLKTLNVLAKVDQYAEIEYSMVGSPVISNTSIDLGLKGEFYNTGQHKEPPFSPTPFSLPSQDTDMLYFGVSAFTINSAGFVYNRAGALHLYITDDMIPSGSPIRLNTKTFGTFIPQIEKMYPGLMMKLLVKTVKDPLITLEPNNMTVQASGTVTAYAIQPNSTLSPLFVLNLEVSVSTHIYVSELKLTGNMTLNKIDMSLAKTYVGPFQVTSLDNVFKIVLKVAVIPKVNAYLQKGYPLPVIGKMQLVNSQLQVLKVSLYVSNVILFT from the exons ATGTTCCTCTGGTGTGTTCTGGTTCTTGTGAACCTGGTATCTGTAGATACAGTTGCCAACGCAGGAGTTAAAGTCAGACTAACTCAGAAGGGGCTTGAATATG GTCAACAGATTGGAATCGCCTCAATTCAGCAGAAACTCAAAACTATTAATGTGCCAGATATAAGTGGCACAGAAAAGGTGGATCCTATTGGAAAAGTCCAGTACAGTTTTACAGG AATTCAGATTGTAAACCTGGGACTTCCTAAATCAGCGCTGGGGTTAGTTCCTGACACTGGAGTCACACTCTCAATTGACAATGCGTACATCAATCTGCATGGAAACTGGAGAGTCAAATACCTCAGAATCAT AAAAGACAGTGGATCATTTGATCTGGCTGTGAGTGAACTGACCATTAGCACCACTATTGCAGTCACAAGTGATGACACTGGCCGCCCAACAGTCAGCATGACCAACTGTGCAGCAGCTGTGGGAAATGTCAATGTGAAATTTCATGGTGGGGCCAG TTGGTTGTATAACCTCTTCAGTTCCTTCGTTAATAAGGCTTTACGAAATGCTCTGCAGAAACAG ATCTGCCCTTTGGTGGCTGATTCCATTGCTGACATAAACCCCCATCTGAAAACATTAAATG TTTTAGCCAAAGTAGATCAGTATGCTGAAATTGAGTACTCCATGGTGGGGTCTCCAGTGATTTCTAATACTTCTATTGACTTGGGTTTAAAG GGTGAATTCTACAACACTGGACAACACAAGGAACCCCCCTTTTCCCCAACACCTTTCTCATTGCCATCTCAGGACACCGATATGTTATACTTTGGAGTATCTGCCTTTACCATCAACTCGGCAGGCTTTGTGTACAACAGGGCTGGGGCCCTTCACCTCTACATTACTGATGACATG ATTCCCTCTGGCTCTCCAATTCGTCTAAACACGAAGACATTTGGAACATTTATTCCTCAA attgaGAAAATGTATCCTGGTCTGATGATGAAGCTTTTGGTTAAGACCGTGAAGGATCCCCTCATTACCTTAGAACCAAACAATATGACTGTTCAGGCCAGCGGTACAGTGACAGCTTACGCAATTCAGCCCAATAGCACACTATCTCCGCTATTTGTTCTCAATCTG GAGGTCAGTGTCAGTACTCACATATATGTGAGTGAGCTCAAACTAACAGGGAACATGACCCTCAACAA AATTGATATGAGCTTAGCAAAAACCTATGTGGGACCATTCCAG gTGACATCTCTTgacaatgttttcaaaatagtCTTGAAGGTTGCAGTCATTCCCAAGGTTAATG cttATTTACAAAAAGGTTATCCCCTTCCTGTCATTGGAAAGATGCAACTTGTCAATAGTCAACTCCAGGTTCTAAAGGTAAGCTTGTATGTATCTAATGTAATACTTTTTACATAG